From Salarias fasciatus chromosome 12, fSalaFa1.1, whole genome shotgun sequence, the proteins below share one genomic window:
- the LOC115398636 gene encoding fibrinogen C domain-containing protein 1-like produces the protein MMLNDRWTIMNNSSSELDSKRPAGRKKCCSILLWTAVLLVVTAAIATVTVAVLYLSQYPLPFGRSGPASSVISTNPRESGALVTVSRVADGEPVSVFLDPNCPDFTQNFVRWEALQSSLLRALSNHNGDDWQGRGPIHTVAEELKALAGHAHNLRLEADSLRRGQGVLEQRLDGLQAEQNHMVQVLTDSQAAVRTLAAGFSDSLMNLQRETESLRRTKSQSTPTALRPRHCGDILASGVSEDGVYSVFPVHDPDGFMVYCDMRTDGGGWTVFQRREDGSVNFFRGWDAYRDGFGTSTGEHWLGLQRIFSLTRSGDMELRVDMADFDNATAFARYAHFSVGRDSVNPEEDGYPLSVDGFSGTAGDSFLKHSGMRFTTRDRDQDQSENNCAAYYQGAWWYRNCHTSNLNGQYLRGGHASYADGVEWSSWTGWQYSLRFTEMKVRPRTGPPS, from the exons ATGATGCTGAACGACCGCTGGACCATCATGAACAACAGCAGCTCGGAGCTGGACAGCAAGCGGCCGGCCGGACGCAAG aaATGTTGCAGCATCCTGTTGTGGACGGCCGTCCTGTTGGTCGTCACGGCCGCCATTGCCACGGTGACCGTTGCCGTCCTCTACCTGAGCCAGTACCCGTTGCCGTTCGGCAG GAgcggccccgcctcctccgtcATCTCCACCAATCCCAGAGAGTCGGGCGCCCTGGTGACGGTGTCCCGCGTGGCGGACGGCGAGCCCGTCAGCGTCTTCCTGGACCCCAACTGTCCCGACTTCACCCAGAACTTCGTCCGCTGGGAGGCGCTGCAGAGCTCGCTGCTCCGGGCGCTGTCCAATCACAACGGGGACGACTGGCAGGGGCGGGGCCCCATCCACACGGTGGCGGAGGAACTGAAGGCGCTGGCCGGCCACGCCCACAACCTGAGGCTGGAAGCCGATTCGCTGAGGAGGGGACAGGGCGTCCTGGAGCAGCGGCTGGACGGACTGCAGGCCGAGCAGAACCACATGGTCCAG GTGTTGACTGACAGTCAGGCGGCTGTGAGGACTCTGGCTGCAGGTTTCAGCGACTCCCTGATGAACctccagagggagacagagagtctgaggaggacgAAGAGCCAGAGCACCCCAAccg CTCTCAGACCGAGACACTGCGGAGACATCTTGGCGTCCGGCGTCTCTGAGGACGGAGTGTATTCGGTGTTTCCTGTCCACGACCCGGACGGCTTCATGGTGTATTGCGACATGAGGACGGACGGCGGAGGCTGgacg GTGTTCCAGAGACGGGAGGACGGCTCGGTGAACTTCTTCCGGGGCTGGGACGCCTACCGAGACGGCTTCGGGACGTCCACAGGGGAGCACTGGCTGG GTCTGCAGAGGATCTTCTCGCTGACCCGGTCCGGGGACATGGAGCTCCGGGTGGACATGGCCGACTTCGACAACGCCACCGCCTTCGCCCGCTACGCCCACTTCTCCGTGGGCCGGGACTCGGTGAACCCGGAGGAGGACGGGTACCCGCTGAGCGTGGACGGGTTCTCCGGGACCGCAG GCGACTCCTTCCTCAAGCACTCCGGGATGCGCTTCACCacccgggaccgggaccaggaccagtcgGAGAACAACTGCGCGGCGTACTACCAGGGCGCCTGGTGGTACCGGAACTGCCACACCTCCAACCTGAACGGCCAGTACCTGCGCGGAGGCCACGCCTCCTACGCCGACGGCGTGGAGTGGTCCAGCTGGACCGGCTGGCAGTACTCCCTCCGCTTCACCGAGATGAAGGTCCGGCCCAGGACCGGACCCCCGTCCTGA